ACATATTTCCTAACAAGTTCCCTACGTTGTGCTTGTATTATATCTTTCAGTGAGTATCCCCTAGCAAGAAGTGTCTCTTTATTGAAATGTGAACTTAAATGTTTACGTGCTAAAGTATCAATCTCATTAATACGAGTAGCTTCACTGAGTAATCTATTTTCTTCTTCCAAGCGCACTTGTGAATCAGCAAGCTCTTTTGATATCATCTCATTAATACTTAAATTCTTATCTTCAGATTCTTTTGCTGCTTTGTACGCTTTATATTCTTCATATTCCTTATATTCTTTTAAACTTAAAGTAATACCATTGCTACCCTCCAAGTTATCCTCTACACTCTTAGCTAAGCCATCATTTTGTGTGCTATCTATATTTTCTTGTATGTTTTGATTCATAAAATCTCCTTATTAACCTTCATAAAAAAATAATTTATGCTTTAAAACATTAAGTTCTCTTGTGCTTAATGTTTTACTTAACTCCAATTCCTTATATTTAAGGGCTAATTCTATAAGTCGCATATCACTCTCATACTTTTCTTCTTCAGTTAGTACATAAAGTGAATTAAATCTCATGTCTAAATGATAATGTTTAACAAGTTTACTATTACAACTAATCTCTAACTCTTCTTGAACACTTTTTAAAAAGTCATAATAATTAGACCTATCACCTTTACCATCATTCCCAAGCCCCTTGGTTTGTTCATTAAAACTTCTAGTTAATGGCTCTTTTGTGTCAGCACCAATCTTTGCCTTTACTAAGGCTAATGCTTCCTTTAAATAGGTTAAGTCATACTTAATAACTTCAAGTGACGCAT
The sequence above is a segment of the Borrelia puertoricensis genome. Coding sequences within it:
- a CDS encoding DUF1357 family protein, whose amino-acid sequence is MNQNIQENIDSTQNDGLAKSVEDNLEGSNGITLSLKEYKEYEEYKAYKAAKESEDKNLSINEMISKELADSQVRLEEENRLLSEATRINEIDTLARKHLSSHFNKETLLARGYSLKDIIQAQRRELVRKYVPVDDIQAIANVREVQHLDGKVLEQLVNLAKSNIRKRTRSTTSSSPKGEIKLDLVNEDISILNSNFSPQNFDEFSISIANGYKDMRHEFYKLKSQKAA